Proteins from one Mucilaginibacter jinjuensis genomic window:
- a CDS encoding putative sensor domain DACNV-containing protein: MLSEPSYLAARMVASTIESHFAKHLNEARKMGKRNLATQPPIHIIEAIIDAAFWASLQREEGHSPKISIALLHPDQADRPLRFGRKLRLTPHNLNKLSPAVENPGIHLAVWNDGDDMYIWGTTHGIPHICFVLEVIEPGLVVIKHSRVDGFGKFVNIAILKGDKIKIVDESNANTSGDFPDLMASLMGMPLPSYLSNSVNVWVELAASMRSHQRGGIVLVVPNNSDEWRKSIVKPISYPVEPPYTVVKELVEQDHSHRNKLEWQERLLQGIEIIGGFTAVDGATVVTQDHELLAFGAKIARATDNTIEEIVVTEPTIDSTACRMHPAQNGGTRHLAAAQFVYDQHDAIALVASQDGNFTIFAWNKKLEMVHAHRIDILLL; encoded by the coding sequence ATGTTATCTGAGCCATCATACCTGGCCGCCCGAATGGTGGCCTCAACCATAGAATCGCACTTTGCAAAGCACCTTAATGAGGCGCGCAAAATGGGTAAAAGAAACCTGGCTACACAGCCGCCAATACATATTATTGAGGCTATTATTGATGCTGCTTTCTGGGCCAGTTTACAACGCGAAGAAGGGCATTCACCCAAAATTTCAATCGCATTATTACACCCCGATCAGGCTGACAGACCGTTGCGCTTTGGCCGTAAACTAAGGTTAACTCCGCACAATCTTAACAAACTCTCTCCCGCTGTCGAAAATCCCGGCATACATCTGGCTGTTTGGAACGATGGCGACGATATGTATATCTGGGGAACCACGCATGGTATCCCACACATTTGTTTTGTACTCGAAGTTATTGAACCCGGCCTGGTGGTAATTAAACACAGCCGCGTTGATGGCTTCGGCAAGTTTGTAAACATAGCCATATTAAAAGGCGATAAAATTAAGATTGTTGACGAAAGCAATGCCAACACATCCGGCGACTTCCCAGATCTGATGGCATCTTTAATGGGTATGCCACTACCTTCCTACTTATCCAACTCTGTAAATGTTTGGGTTGAGCTGGCTGCCTCTATGCGTTCGCACCAGCGCGGCGGTATTGTGCTGGTGGTACCTAATAATTCTGACGAGTGGCGTAAATCAATCGTAAAACCTATCAGCTATCCGGTTGAGCCACCCTACACCGTGGTTAAAGAACTCGTTGAGCAAGACCATAGCCACCGCAACAAACTCGAATGGCAAGAACGTTTATTACAGGGAATCGAAATTATTGGCGGCTTTACCGCCGTTGATGGCGCTACCGTAGTAACCCAGGATCATGAGTTACTAGCCTTCGGTGCTAAAATCGCCCGCGCCACTGATAATACCATTGAAGAAATTGTAGTTACCGAACCCACAATTGATTCTACTGCCTGCCGTATGCATCCTGCCCAAAATGGCGGAACGCGTCACCTGGCTGCAGCGCAGTTTGTATATGACCAGCACGATGCCATTGCCTTAGTAGCCTCACAAGACGGCAACTTCACCATCTTTGCCTGGAACAAAAAACTTGAAATGGTGCACGCACACCGGATTGATATTTTGTTGCTGTAG
- a CDS encoding glycoside hydrolase family 3 C-terminal domain-containing protein yields the protein MRKRVSGYIFCGVLLLGGGAVNAQSKSAGSTDAKISAIIKKLTLEEKIAMVHANGLFSSAGVKRLGIPDLVSDDGPLGVREEVKPGWGSANLLTDSATFFPNGSALAATWNPELAYRYGHDMGEEARARNKQVMLAPAFNIARTPLCGRTYEYYSEDPYLNARLAVASVHGIQSQHVAACVKHFAVNNQEVERDHVSVNIDERVLREIYLPAFKASITEGGAWTIMSAYNKVRGVYCSENDYLLKKILKGEWKFKGLVMSDWGGTHSTVAAANNGLDLEMGSGEKYDKYYFATALLDSVKAGKVTVATIDAKVRRILWVMYQTSLSANQPKGSMATPAHSKTAYEIASESIVLLKNDKHLLPLNTSGIKSIAVIGDNATHTFHLGGFGAGVKAKYEINALTGLKNRLGSSVNIKFAQGYSGVYHPTKENHNGDDYNHSDPAMVSEAVAAAKSTDMAILFVGGNRDYESEGRDRKDLSLPFGEQTLIDAVTAANPNTIVVVVGGAPYDIGAIKKNNHTIVWSWYNGSENGNALADVLLGKINPSGKLPFTFPASLGDSPAHALNAYPGNDLKVDYKEGILVGYRWFDTKNIDPLYPFGYGLSYTNYDYDGLYADRATYKSTDNITATVKVKNTGKYAGKETVQLYVHKSGSKVDRAEKELKAFKKVWIAAGQTATVTLKIPAKDLAYFDATAMKWVVEPGKYKLLAGTSSKDIKKETTININ from the coding sequence ATGAGAAAAAGAGTTTCCGGGTACATCTTCTGCGGTGTTTTACTTTTGGGCGGTGGCGCTGTTAATGCACAAAGTAAATCAGCCGGTAGTACTGATGCTAAAATTTCGGCCATCATCAAAAAGCTGACCCTCGAAGAAAAAATAGCAATGGTGCACGCCAACGGACTATTTTCATCGGCAGGTGTTAAGCGTTTAGGTATTCCCGACCTGGTGAGCGATGACGGCCCATTAGGCGTACGCGAAGAAGTTAAACCCGGCTGGGGATCGGCCAATTTACTGACCGACTCTGCTACCTTTTTCCCCAACGGCTCGGCTTTAGCAGCCACCTGGAATCCCGAACTGGCCTACCGTTACGGCCACGATATGGGCGAAGAAGCCCGTGCCCGCAATAAACAGGTGATGCTGGCCCCGGCTTTTAATATTGCACGTACCCCGCTTTGCGGCCGTACCTACGAGTATTATTCTGAAGATCCGTATTTAAATGCGCGACTGGCTGTTGCATCTGTACATGGTATCCAAAGCCAGCACGTGGCTGCCTGCGTTAAACACTTTGCTGTAAACAACCAGGAAGTAGAGCGCGACCATGTAAGCGTAAACATCGACGAACGTGTCCTGCGCGAAATATACCTACCTGCTTTCAAGGCTTCAATTACCGAAGGCGGTGCATGGACGATCATGTCGGCCTATAATAAAGTTCGTGGGGTGTATTGTTCAGAGAATGACTACCTGTTGAAGAAGATCTTAAAAGGCGAATGGAAATTTAAAGGTTTAGTAATGAGCGACTGGGGCGGCACACACAGTACCGTAGCCGCTGCTAACAATGGCCTCGATCTGGAAATGGGTTCGGGCGAAAAATATGATAAGTACTATTTCGCCACAGCCCTGCTCGATTCTGTTAAGGCAGGCAAAGTTACCGTAGCTACTATCGATGCAAAAGTACGCCGCATTTTATGGGTTATGTACCAAACTTCTTTAAGCGCAAACCAACCGAAAGGCAGCATGGCTACCCCGGCGCATAGCAAAACCGCTTACGAAATTGCTTCAGAATCAATCGTATTATTGAAAAACGATAAGCACTTATTGCCTTTAAACACATCAGGCATTAAAAGCATTGCCGTGATTGGTGATAATGCCACTCACACTTTCCACCTTGGAGGCTTTGGTGCTGGTGTTAAAGCTAAATATGAAATTAACGCACTGACCGGTTTAAAAAACAGGTTGGGTAGCAGCGTTAATATCAAATTTGCGCAAGGCTATTCGGGCGTTTATCACCCGACTAAAGAAAACCATAATGGTGATGATTACAACCATTCAGACCCAGCCATGGTAAGCGAAGCTGTTGCTGCTGCAAAATCAACCGATATGGCTATCCTTTTTGTTGGTGGCAACCGTGATTACGAAAGTGAAGGCCGCGACCGTAAAGATCTGTCATTACCTTTCGGTGAGCAAACTTTGATCGATGCGGTTACCGCTGCTAACCCAAATACCATTGTAGTAGTTGTTGGCGGTGCACCTTATGATATCGGCGCTATTAAAAAGAACAACCACACCATTGTATGGTCGTGGTATAATGGTTCTGAGAATGGCAATGCTTTGGCCGATGTACTGCTGGGCAAAATTAACCCATCGGGTAAATTGCCATTTACCTTCCCGGCTTCACTGGGCGATTCTCCGGCGCATGCCTTAAATGCCTATCCTGGCAATGATTTAAAGGTTGATTATAAAGAAGGCATCCTGGTAGGCTACCGTTGGTTCGATACCAAAAACATTGATCCATTATATCCGTTTGGTTATGGTTTATCATATACCAATTATGATTATGATGGCTTGTATGCTGATAGGGCAACTTATAAATCAACAGATAATATTACTGCTACGGTTAAGGTAAAAAACACCGGTAAGTATGCGGGTAAAGAAACCGTGCAGTTGTATGTCCACAAATCAGGCTCTAAGGTTGATCGTGCAGAAAAAGAACTTAAAGCCTTTAAAAAAGTATGGATAGCAGCCGGGCAAACTGCTACAGTAACGCTTAAAATACCAGCTAAAGATTTAGCTTATTTTGATGCAACAGCTATGAAATGGGTTGTTGAACCGGGCAAGTATAAATTGCTGGCGGGTACATCATCAAAAGATATTAAAAAAGAAACCACAATAAACATCAATTAA
- a CDS encoding cold-shock protein, producing the protein MQKEGTVKFYDTTKGFGFISQSENRNDVFVHSTGLIDEIRENDKVSFDIEEGRKGPNAVNVKVI; encoded by the coding sequence ATGCAAAAAGAAGGAACAGTAAAGTTCTACGATACCACTAAAGGTTTCGGCTTTATTTCACAAAGCGAAAACAGAAATGATGTTTTCGTTCACTCAACTGGCTTAATCGACGAAATCCGTGAAAACGACAAAGTTTCTTTCGATATCGAAGAAGGCAGAAAAGGACCAAATGCGGTAAATGTTAAAGTAATCTAA
- a CDS encoding DHA2 family efflux MFS transporter permease subunit gives MQAQSLVEYGPRRIIITITAVFCALLEIIDTTIVNVALNDMRGNLGATLNEISWVITAYSLANVIIVPMTSWLSQQFGRRNYFAASVVIFTVCSFLCGNAHNIWELVIFRFLQGMGGGALLVTSQTIITESWPTEKRAMAQAIYTLGVIVGPTLGPPLGGYIVDNYSWPFIFYINIPVGIIATLLTLQYVRSPQYEEKRPASQVDWWGIGLLTVGISSLQYVLEKGQEDDWFSSKAIIVLCVTAFLGLYLFIWRELSYKYPIVNLRVLKNGNLRIGVLLSFIMGLGLFGSTFVIPLYTQSLLGWTAQQSGMLQLPSTLFVAVMMPVVAILIQKGIPQKYLIAIGMTVFFVYSYLSYTILTPFTSSGDFFWILIIRGFGLGLLSVPVSTMSLSTLKGPEIGQGAAFSGMMRQLGGSFGVALISTFVSRQTQVHRNTLVSHLDVNSLSVQQRVAQMTASSRHNGLDSITARQTAYAMLDGAVTKQATLLSYMDVFLWVGVMFLVCVPIVLIFIKRSKAKVNLADAAH, from the coding sequence ATGCAAGCACAATCTTTAGTTGAATACGGGCCGAGGCGAATCATTATAACTATCACCGCCGTTTTTTGCGCCCTGTTAGAGATTATTGATACCACCATTGTTAACGTTGCCTTAAATGATATGCGGGGTAACCTTGGCGCTACCTTGAATGAGATTAGCTGGGTTATTACAGCTTATTCACTGGCCAACGTAATCATTGTACCCATGACCAGCTGGCTCTCCCAGCAGTTTGGCCGTCGAAATTACTTTGCTGCCTCGGTTGTTATATTTACTGTTTGTTCTTTTTTATGCGGTAATGCCCATAATATCTGGGAACTGGTGATCTTCCGTTTTTTACAAGGAATGGGCGGAGGCGCACTATTGGTAACATCGCAAACCATTATTACCGAAAGCTGGCCGACTGAAAAACGTGCCATGGCGCAAGCAATTTATACATTGGGCGTAATTGTTGGCCCAACACTTGGACCGCCGCTGGGTGGTTATATTGTTGATAATTATTCGTGGCCGTTTATATTTTACATTAACATCCCGGTAGGTATCATTGCAACCTTACTTACGCTGCAATACGTGCGGAGCCCTCAATATGAAGAGAAGCGACCAGCCAGCCAGGTTGACTGGTGGGGGATCGGTCTGCTTACCGTAGGCATCTCGTCCCTGCAATATGTGTTAGAGAAGGGGCAGGAGGACGATTGGTTTAGCAGTAAAGCCATCATTGTATTATGTGTTACGGCTTTCCTTGGTTTATATCTCTTCATCTGGCGAGAGTTATCGTATAAATATCCCATCGTAAATCTACGCGTACTCAAGAACGGAAACCTGCGGATAGGGGTATTATTATCCTTTATTATGGGTTTAGGGCTGTTTGGGTCGACCTTTGTGATACCCTTATATACCCAGTCTCTATTGGGATGGACGGCCCAGCAATCGGGTATGCTGCAATTGCCAAGCACTTTGTTTGTGGCTGTGATGATGCCGGTGGTGGCGATTTTAATACAGAAAGGCATCCCTCAGAAGTATCTGATTGCCATAGGGATGACGGTATTCTTTGTTTATAGTTATTTATCATACACTATTCTGACTCCATTCACCAGTAGCGGCGATTTCTTTTGGATCTTGATTATCCGCGGGTTTGGTTTAGGCTTGCTTTCTGTACCGGTGAGCACGATGTCGTTATCCACCTTAAAGGGACCAGAGATTGGCCAGGGAGCGGCATTCTCGGGAATGATGCGGCAATTGGGTGGTTCGTTCGGTGTGGCCTTGATCTCTACGTTTGTATCGCGGCAAACACAGGTGCACCGCAATACATTGGTGTCGCATCTGGATGTTAACAGTTTAAGTGTACAGCAGCGGGTAGCGCAAATGACAGCAAGTTCACGCCACAACGGCTTAGATAGTATTACTGCCCGGCAAACGGCTTATGCCATGCTGGATGGCGCGGTTACCAAACAAGCCACGCTACTGTCATATATGGATGTTTTTTTATGGGTGGGCGTTATGTTTTTGGTTTGTGTGCCTATTGTGCTGATATTTATAAAACGAAGCAAAGCCAAAGTAAACCTTGCAGATGCAGCTCATTAA